A window from Rhizosphaericola mali encodes these proteins:
- a CDS encoding DUF2071 domain-containing protein, whose protein sequence is MNYLKNHPFAVEAHFNSSVILTFAVPKEQLKNKIPKYLQLDTFHEKYAFIAVAMVQTKSLRPKGFPKFMGNSFFLIGYRIFVRYTTKNGKNIRGLHIIKSETDKRKMKFLGNIFTHYNYTTTDISISNNVNIRTIKSKKSKFEIAIENMNEPIELPENSPFADWKEARRFAGPLPFTFTVNEKEKSVLIIEGVRQNWIPKPIKIKHFKFDFLESLHLENTVLANAFEINDIPYYWKKGKLELWK, encoded by the coding sequence ATGAATTACTTAAAAAATCATCCGTTTGCAGTGGAAGCGCATTTTAATAGTTCTGTAATATTGACATTTGCGGTACCCAAAGAACAATTGAAAAATAAAATTCCAAAATATTTACAGCTAGATACATTTCACGAGAAATATGCTTTTATCGCTGTGGCAATGGTACAAACAAAAAGTTTGAGACCAAAAGGATTTCCGAAGTTTATGGGAAATAGTTTCTTTTTAATTGGTTATCGAATCTTTGTGCGTTACACTACAAAAAATGGAAAAAACATTCGCGGACTTCATATTATTAAGTCTGAAACAGATAAAAGGAAAATGAAATTTTTAGGGAATATTTTTACACATTATAACTATACGACAACAGATATTTCGATCTCGAATAATGTTAATATCAGAACTATAAAGTCAAAAAAATCAAAGTTTGAAATAGCGATTGAAAATATGAATGAGCCAATAGAATTACCTGAGAATTCGCCATTTGCAGATTGGAAAGAAGCCCGTCGATTTGCAGGACCTTTGCCTTTTACGTTTACCGTGAATGAAAAAGAAAAATCTGTTTTAATCATTGAAGGCGTTCGACAAAATTGGATACCCAAACCCATAAAAATAAAACATTTTAAATTCGATTTTTTGGAAAGTTTACATTTGGAAAATACAGTCTTGGCAAACGCGTTTGAAATTAATGATATTCCCTATTATTGGAAAAAAGGAAAACTAGAATTATGGAAATAA
- a CDS encoding DoxX-like family protein — MKILHKTLTYLIALVWLINGLYCKVLNFTPRHQEIVGRILGNEHSRLLTIQIGISEIFMSVWIISRFKPNLNTTIQIIIIATMNVIEFCLAPDLLLWEKMNIVFAFLFIVIIYLNEFILTKKMKPLPEL; from the coding sequence TTGAAAATTCTACACAAAACACTAACTTATCTAATCGCCTTAGTCTGGTTAATAAATGGTTTGTATTGCAAAGTTTTAAATTTCACACCAAGACATCAGGAAATTGTTGGGAGAATATTGGGAAATGAACATTCGAGATTATTAACTATTCAGATAGGTATTTCAGAAATTTTTATGTCTGTCTGGATCATTTCTCGATTCAAACCAAATTTAAATACCACGATACAGATCATCATCATTGCAACTATGAACGTCATTGAATTTTGTCTCGCTCCTGACCTGTTACTTTGGGAAAAGATGAACATCGTCTTCGCATTCCTATTTATCGTGATTATTTATCTCAACGAATTTATTTTAACTAAAAAGATGAAACCATTACCTGAACTATGA
- a CDS encoding methyltransferase domain-containing protein — MPWNPEKYNQFKNIRFQPFFDLSELIQSDGLKTAVDLGCGTGEQTKILSEKFENTQFIGIDASAEMLVKSKNLESDNLHFKQKMTEDFIQEGNKFDLIFSNAALQWSDNHGKLFPQLLNLVNINGQFAVQMPMQGDNILNQLLLLLADEEPFKTYLKGWRRDYPLLSIDHYTNILFEAGLERINVMQKVYPIIANDVETLFEFISGSALIPYCERLSEMQRKEFTKAFKDKIVQAFPKFPAIYAFKRILMYGRKS; from the coding sequence ATGCCGTGGAATCCAGAAAAATACAATCAGTTTAAAAATATTCGTTTTCAGCCTTTTTTCGATTTATCGGAATTGATTCAGTCGGATGGATTGAAAACCGCTGTTGATTTGGGGTGCGGAACCGGTGAGCAGACGAAGATACTTTCTGAAAAGTTTGAAAATACTCAATTCATCGGAATCGATGCTTCGGCTGAAATGTTGGTAAAATCGAAAAATTTGGAAAGTGACAATTTGCATTTCAAACAAAAAATGACAGAAGATTTTATTCAAGAAGGTAATAAATTTGATTTAATTTTCAGTAATGCAGCCTTGCAATGGTCTGATAATCATGGAAAATTATTTCCACAACTATTGAATCTTGTAAATATAAATGGACAATTTGCTGTGCAAATGCCAATGCAAGGCGACAATATATTGAATCAATTATTGTTACTATTAGCAGATGAAGAACCTTTCAAAACTTATCTTAAAGGTTGGCGCAGAGATTATCCATTATTATCAATAGACCACTATACAAATATATTATTTGAAGCTGGTTTGGAAAGGATTAATGTAATGCAAAAAGTTTATCCAATTATTGCTAATGATGTGGAAACATTGTTTGAGTTTATTTCTGGTTCGGCCTTGATTCCTTATTGTGAAAGACTTTCGGAAATGCAACGGAAAGAATTTACTAAAGCTTTCAAAGATAAAATAGTCCAAGCATTTCCTAAATTTCCCGCGATCTATGCGTTCAAAAGAATCTTGATGTACGGTAGGAAATCATAA
- a CDS encoding organic hydroperoxide resistance protein, which produces MKTLYTIGTTAKGGRNGHVKSENGVLDLDVRMPKGLGGANDDYANPEMLFAAGYSACFDSALNLVIKQSKIQAGETTVTAHVSIGQLENGGFGLAAELHANIPGVSLEDAQSLIEKAHQVCPYSNATRGNIEVKLTVSND; this is translated from the coding sequence ATGAAAACATTATATACGATTGGCACAACTGCCAAAGGTGGAAGAAACGGACATGTTAAAAGTGAAAACGGGGTTTTGGACTTAGATGTCAGAATGCCAAAAGGTTTAGGCGGTGCAAATGACGATTATGCTAATCCTGAAATGTTATTCGCAGCAGGTTACTCAGCTTGTTTTGATAGTGCGTTGAACTTGGTTATCAAACAATCAAAAATTCAAGCTGGAGAAACAACGGTAACTGCGCATGTGAGTATTGGTCAATTGGAAAATGGTGGGTTCGGTTTAGCTGCTGAATTGCACGCCAATATTCCTGGTGTGAGTTTGGAAGATGCACAATCTTTGATAGAAAAAGCCCATCAAGTTTGCCCTTATTCAAATGCGACACGTGGCAATATCGAAGTGAAATTAACCGTTTCTAACGACTAA
- a CDS encoding DUF1304 domain-containing protein — protein MKYIAIVLTAIVAIEHLYILWMEMFAWETAGRKAFGKVLPNEMFKPTKGLAANQGLYNGFLVAGLVWSFLIENAEWSFNVRMFFLGCVAVAGIFGALTASKKIFLIQGVPAILAMIFVYLAT, from the coding sequence ATGAAATACATCGCTATTGTTTTGACTGCCATCGTAGCCATAGAGCATCTCTATATTCTGTGGATGGAAATGTTCGCTTGGGAAACAGCAGGCAGGAAAGCTTTTGGAAAAGTTTTGCCCAACGAAATGTTTAAGCCAACCAAAGGTTTAGCCGCAAATCAAGGTCTGTACAATGGATTTTTGGTGGCTGGTTTGGTCTGGTCATTTCTCATTGAAAATGCAGAATGGTCCTTTAATGTAAGGATGTTTTTCTTGGGGTGCGTAGCAGTTGCTGGGATTTTTGGCGCACTTACTGCTTCCAAAAAAATCTTTTTAATTCAAGGAGTACCAGCAATATTGGCGATGATATTTGTGTATTTGGCTACATAG
- a CDS encoding nitroreductase family protein: MALIEDLKWRHAVKAYNPSEKVSQENIEKIVEAARLAPTSSGLQPFRVLVIENQEIKNKLSEGALNPECMREASHIIIFAAWNRYTAERIDKVYDFTTEERGLPQGRFSAYTDKLKSIYLQEDAEVNFAHTARQSYIALGLALAQAAELRVDSTPVEGFNHAHIDQVLELEKLGLKSVSLMYVGVSDPSRDWIAPMKKVRISKEEFVIEYK, encoded by the coding sequence ATGGCATTAATCGAAGATTTAAAATGGAGGCATGCAGTAAAAGCATATAATCCATCGGAAAAAGTTAGTCAAGAAAATATCGAAAAAATAGTGGAGGCTGCTCGATTGGCACCAACTTCATCTGGTTTGCAACCTTTTAGAGTATTGGTAATTGAAAACCAAGAAATCAAAAATAAATTGTCTGAAGGTGCATTGAATCCAGAATGTATGCGTGAAGCATCACATATTATCATTTTTGCCGCTTGGAATCGCTATACGGCAGAGAGGATTGACAAAGTATACGATTTTACTACGGAAGAAAGAGGTTTGCCTCAAGGAAGATTTAGTGCCTATACAGATAAATTAAAATCCATTTATTTGCAGGAAGATGCGGAGGTGAATTTTGCGCACACAGCACGACAGTCTTATATTGCATTAGGGTTAGCTTTGGCGCAAGCTGCTGAGTTAAGGGTTGATTCTACTCCTGTGGAGGGATTTAATCACGCACATATAGATCAAGTTTTGGAATTAGAAAAATTAGGTTTGAAAAGTGTATCCTTGATGTATGTAGGTGTTTCTGATCCGAGTAGAGATTGGATTGCTCCGATGAAAAAAGTACGTATTTCAAAAGAGGAATTCGTTATTGAGTATAAATAA
- a CDS encoding MarR family winged helix-turn-helix transcriptional regulator translates to MEDYLKLDKQLCFSVYVLHREIMQQYRPILENLDLTYPQYITMMTLWEKDGQTVNQLGEKLKLDNGTLTPLLKRLEGKKLLSRSRLKTDERVVQISLTKKGNTLKEKAACVPLKIFEALHLEKSDFDQLKILADKVVSNL, encoded by the coding sequence ATGGAAGATTATTTAAAATTAGACAAGCAGTTGTGTTTCTCGGTGTATGTATTACACAGAGAAATTATGCAACAATACCGTCCAATTTTAGAAAATTTGGATTTGACTTATCCGCAATATATTACCATGATGACTTTGTGGGAAAAGGATGGTCAAACAGTCAATCAATTAGGTGAAAAATTGAAATTGGATAATGGTACATTAACGCCTTTGCTTAAAAGATTAGAAGGGAAAAAGCTGCTCTCGCGATCACGTCTTAAAACGGATGAACGTGTGGTGCAAATCTCACTCACAAAAAAAGGTAATACTTTAAAAGAAAAAGCGGCATGTGTTCCACTAAAGATTTTTGAAGCATTACACTTGGAAAAATCGGATTTTGATCAATTAAAAATTTTGGCGGATAAGGTTGTAAGTAATTTGTAA
- a CDS encoding CusA/CzcA family heavy metal efflux RND transporter has translation MLNKIIQFSLKNKLIVILLVLGLIGYGSYSVTQLPIDAVPDITNNQVMVITSSPSLSAPDIERFLTVPIEQATRNVPGIIEQRSFSRFGLSIVTIVFDESTDVYWARQQISERLAQVQQEIPSGMGTPTLGPVSTGLGEIYQYVVRPLPGYERKYDLAKLREIQDWIVRRQLLGTPGVADVSSFGGNLKQYEVSISPEKLQAFHLTIEDVYAALQANNQNAGGAYIEKGPQTLFIRSDGLVSNLDAISKIVVKKSGISPILIRDVANVQYGHAIKYGAMVFNGEGEVSGAVVMMLKGANSSQVIKDIKAKVTEIQKTLPKGVKIEAFLDRTKMVNNAISTVEHNLMEGAIIVVFVLVLFLGNIRAGLIVASVIPLAMLFAIILMNLFGVSGNLMSLGALDFGMIIDGAVIIVEAVMHHIRYSKDYQHAMKLSGAQMDSDVQHASERMMHSAAFGQIIILIVYLPILSLEGIEGKMFRPMAQTVAFAVIGAFLLSLTYIPVVTSLVLNKKVNHKDNLSDRWMNKIAKVYLPVLKRTLQHSKIVVTVAFVCFAGAVYLMTTLGGEFIPQLEEGDFAIDTRLLSGTSLTHTVEVTKKTAGLLKDSFPEVQKVVVKIGSGEIPTDPMPMNAADMMVILKPKSQWTSAHSFPELADKMSKVLSNIPEVAVGFSYPVQMRFNELMTGSKQDVVCKIFGDDLDTLSNYNDQLMRIIKSLKGAKDLYQETVTGIGQLVVRYNRDALARYGVSISEVNQTLQTAYAGASAGFVFEGDKRFDLVVRMNDHQKMDINEIQNLQIPLSDGTQIPLNQLATIKIEDGPYQIQREDARRRITAGFNVRGRDIESIVNELQQKVQQKLKLPAGYYITFGGQYENLQHATARLQIAVPIALLLIYLILFFAFQQLRYCTLIFSAIPLSIIGGVVALWIRGLPFSISAGVGFIALFGVAVLNGIVLITEMNRIHSSEKDIVKVILQATSTRLRPVLMTAAVASLGFLPMAMSNGAGAEVQRPLATVVIGGLITATLLTLLVLPCLYLLIETRKAKKDKMKIAPILPILLIGSFVLLENSEANAQRKLSLQEALSIAKENNLQISASKLNEKYNQAMTGTAAMIPNTQITGDFGQVNSWAFDNKFSIAQSFSLPSVYKKQKQVLLDQWNASQLQTKIQQATVAQWVRTAYLQIEYTVSKQKLLKQIDSIYSQISKVAQLRHQEGESTILEKTTLENEVHQLQLQYQLVLQDQTSAQAQLSALLNLEELPIATDTLNDSRIIFDTSMSQSHPLLAYYKSLQILAKDQTVAEKSKLTPDITLGYNNQSFVGWQADRAQVDHYYNAGRRFNSGQLGLAIPIFNKAQKNKIRAAKMGENLAEANAAAAEQSLKIEMQKVYFQYQKDIQAVDYFQKIGKNQADIITKNAALQYKNGEINYLDWLQLMRNAITIYSSYIDQLNAFQLDQIQLQYFLSQNEN, from the coding sequence ATGTTAAATAAAATAATTCAGTTTTCTTTAAAGAATAAACTGATCGTTATTTTATTGGTATTAGGGCTGATAGGTTATGGTAGTTACTCAGTAACGCAATTGCCTATTGATGCTGTGCCCGATATTACCAATAATCAAGTGATGGTGATTACAAGTTCACCTAGTTTAAGTGCTCCTGATATAGAGCGATTTTTAACTGTTCCAATCGAACAAGCAACGAGAAATGTTCCTGGCATAATAGAGCAAAGAAGTTTCTCTCGTTTTGGATTAAGTATTGTTACGATCGTTTTCGATGAGTCTACTGATGTTTATTGGGCTAGACAACAGATTTCCGAACGATTAGCTCAGGTACAACAAGAAATTCCTTCCGGTATGGGGACGCCCACTTTGGGACCTGTTTCTACTGGGTTGGGTGAAATATATCAATATGTTGTGCGTCCATTGCCGGGATACGAACGTAAATATGATCTTGCTAAATTGCGTGAAATACAAGATTGGATTGTAAGAAGACAATTGCTGGGCACGCCAGGCGTTGCAGATGTGAGTAGTTTTGGTGGTAATTTAAAACAATATGAGGTTTCCATAAGCCCAGAAAAGTTACAAGCATTTCATTTGACTATTGAGGATGTATATGCTGCACTTCAAGCAAATAATCAAAATGCAGGAGGTGCTTATATAGAAAAAGGCCCACAGACTTTATTTATCCGAAGTGATGGTTTGGTCTCTAATCTGGATGCGATAAGCAAAATTGTTGTTAAGAAATCGGGTATTTCACCTATTCTTATTCGTGACGTTGCTAATGTACAATATGGACATGCCATTAAATATGGTGCAATGGTTTTTAATGGAGAAGGAGAAGTTTCTGGTGCTGTTGTAATGATGTTGAAAGGTGCCAATAGTAGTCAAGTAATCAAAGATATCAAAGCAAAAGTTACAGAAATACAAAAGACGCTTCCCAAAGGCGTTAAGATTGAAGCTTTCTTAGATCGTACCAAAATGGTGAATAATGCTATTAGTACTGTAGAACACAATCTGATGGAAGGTGCGATTATCGTCGTATTTGTTCTTGTCTTGTTTTTAGGAAATATCCGAGCAGGTTTGATCGTCGCTTCTGTGATTCCTTTGGCTATGTTATTTGCGATTATTTTGATGAATTTGTTTGGTGTGAGTGGTAATCTGATGAGTTTGGGTGCATTGGATTTCGGGATGATTATTGATGGTGCCGTTATTATAGTTGAGGCCGTAATGCATCACATTCGTTATAGCAAGGATTATCAACATGCGATGAAATTGTCAGGTGCACAGATGGATTCTGATGTGCAACACGCTTCGGAAAGGATGATGCATAGTGCTGCATTTGGGCAGATTATCATTCTTATAGTTTACTTGCCTATTCTTAGTTTGGAAGGAATTGAAGGGAAAATGTTTCGTCCGATGGCTCAGACGGTTGCTTTTGCTGTTATTGGTGCTTTTCTATTATCCTTGACCTATATTCCAGTAGTAACTTCTTTGGTTTTAAATAAAAAAGTCAATCATAAGGATAACTTGTCTGACCGATGGATGAATAAAATAGCTAAAGTATATTTGCCCGTTTTAAAAAGAACATTACAACATTCAAAAATAGTAGTAACAGTTGCATTTGTATGTTTTGCGGGAGCGGTTTATTTGATGACTACATTAGGCGGAGAGTTTATTCCCCAGTTAGAGGAGGGTGATTTCGCCATTGACACACGACTCTTATCAGGAACTTCATTGACGCACACTGTGGAAGTGACGAAGAAGACCGCAGGATTATTAAAAGATAGTTTTCCAGAGGTTCAAAAGGTCGTTGTTAAAATAGGCAGCGGTGAGATCCCTACAGATCCAATGCCAATGAATGCTGCAGATATGATGGTTATATTGAAACCAAAATCTCAATGGACTTCTGCACATTCATTTCCAGAATTGGCGGATAAAATGTCCAAAGTTTTATCTAATATTCCAGAAGTTGCCGTCGGTTTTAGTTATCCTGTTCAGATGCGATTTAATGAACTCATGACTGGTTCCAAACAAGATGTAGTTTGCAAAATTTTTGGGGATGATTTAGATACACTTTCCAACTATAATGACCAATTAATGCGCATTATCAAATCTTTAAAAGGAGCGAAAGATTTGTATCAGGAAACTGTTACAGGTATTGGTCAACTTGTTGTTCGTTATAATAGAGATGCGTTGGCTAGATATGGTGTGAGTATTTCGGAAGTAAATCAGACTTTACAAACAGCGTATGCCGGAGCAAGTGCAGGTTTTGTATTTGAGGGGGATAAAAGATTTGATCTGGTTGTTAGAATGAATGACCATCAAAAAATGGATATCAACGAAATACAAAATTTGCAAATTCCATTGTCGGATGGTACTCAGATTCCATTGAATCAATTAGCTACTATAAAAATTGAAGATGGACCCTATCAGATTCAACGTGAGGATGCGAGACGTCGTATCACTGCTGGCTTTAACGTACGTGGTCGTGATATAGAAAGTATAGTGAATGAATTGCAGCAGAAGGTCCAACAGAAATTAAAATTGCCAGCAGGTTATTATATCACTTTCGGTGGGCAATATGAGAATCTGCAACATGCGACTGCACGATTACAAATTGCGGTTCCTATTGCACTTTTGCTTATTTATTTAATCTTGTTTTTCGCGTTCCAGCAATTGCGATATTGTACTTTAATTTTTTCTGCGATTCCGTTATCTATTATAGGTGGCGTTGTCGCACTGTGGATAAGAGGATTGCCTTTCAGTATTTCAGCCGGGGTTGGTTTTATAGCATTATTTGGAGTCGCTGTCTTGAATGGAATTGTGCTGATTACTGAAATGAATAGGATACATAGTTCAGAAAAAGATATAGTTAAAGTTATCCTACAGGCAACAAGCACAAGATTAAGACCTGTATTAATGACGGCAGCAGTGGCATCTTTAGGTTTTTTGCCTATGGCTATGAGTAATGGTGCTGGCGCAGAAGTGCAAAGGCCTTTGGCAACCGTTGTTATCGGAGGCTTGATTACAGCTACACTATTGACTTTACTAGTGTTGCCTTGTCTCTATTTATTAATTGAAACTAGAAAAGCAAAAAAAGACAAAATGAAAATAGCTCCTATATTACCTATATTATTGATAGGCAGTTTTGTGCTTTTGGAAAATAGCGAGGCAAATGCACAACGTAAATTGTCTTTGCAAGAAGCACTAAGTATAGCTAAAGAAAATAATTTGCAAATTTCGGCTAGCAAGTTGAATGAAAAATACAATCAAGCTATGACTGGAACTGCCGCAATGATTCCCAATACGCAGATAACGGGAGATTTTGGACAAGTGAATAGTTGGGCATTCGATAATAAGTTTTCCATAGCACAAAGTTTTTCCCTACCTTCTGTATACAAAAAGCAAAAACAAGTATTGTTGGATCAATGGAATGCTAGTCAGTTGCAAACTAAAATCCAGCAAGCGACCGTTGCTCAATGGGTGCGTACGGCATATTTACAAATAGAATATACGGTGTCGAAACAAAAGTTGCTGAAACAGATTGATTCTATTTATAGTCAAATTTCTAAAGTGGCTCAATTGCGCCATCAAGAAGGCGAGTCAACTATACTCGAAAAGACGACATTAGAAAATGAAGTGCATCAACTGCAGTTACAATATCAATTGGTATTGCAAGATCAGACATCTGCACAAGCGCAATTGTCCGCACTTTTAAATTTGGAGGAATTGCCTATTGCGACCGATACATTAAATGATAGTCGTATTATTTTCGATACTTCCATGAGTCAATCTCATCCTTTGTTGGCATACTATAAAAGTCTGCAAATACTTGCTAAAGATCAAACCGTTGCAGAAAAGTCCAAACTTACGCCTGATATTACATTAGGTTATAATAATCAATCTTTCGTAGGGTGGCAAGCTGATCGTGCACAAGTGGACCATTATTATAATGCAGGAAGGCGCTTTAATTCTGGTCAATTAGGATTAGCAATTCCCATTTTTAATAAGGCGCAAAAGAATAAAATTAGAGCCGCAAAAATGGGCGAAAACCTTGCAGAAGCAAATGCAGCCGCAGCGGAGCAGTCCCTTAAAATAGAAATGCAAAAAGTTTATTTTCAATATCAAAAAGATATTCAGGCTGTAGATTATTTTCAAAAAATTGGTAAAAATCAAGCGGATATCATTACAAAAAATGCAGCATTGCAATATAAAAATGGAGAAATAAACTACTTGGATTGGTTGCAATTGATGCGCAATGCAATTACAATTTATAGTTCTTATATAGACCAATTAAACGCATTTCAATTGGATCAAATACAACTACAATATTTTCTTTCTCAAAATGAAAATTAG
- a CDS encoding efflux RND transporter periplasmic adaptor subunit, with protein sequence MKNILIYILFASFFMACKAKNEANNETTTPSKESDVVVFNDIQLKNAGVKVGYPSMQHIHSQIKVSGTVDVPPTNLVSVSFPFGGYVKSIHLLPGMKVQKGEIIATLEDQSYVQVQQDFLTTKAQLEYLQTDVARQKKLSQNDAATIKNYQLVLSQYQMQEAIFKSLEQKLKILHISPKNLHAGNLTVDIPVYAPISGFVSQVNVNLGQYVNPSDILFSLINPSDLHAAMAVFEKDLPLFKPGMNGVVYLNDDTTKLYPVEVILVAKDVDSIGKALVHCHFESVLPHMAPGMFLNGKFDIDGGNSIAVPDDAVVRYYGRDYIFTTKDGHKFKMQEVNIGDSQNGFTSILPNKTIDYLQTKVAIVGAYSLIGALKNAMEDDD encoded by the coding sequence ATGAAAAATATTTTAATTTATATATTATTTGCTAGCTTTTTTATGGCTTGTAAAGCTAAAAATGAAGCGAATAATGAAACTACAACACCATCCAAAGAGTCGGATGTGGTTGTTTTTAATGATATTCAACTAAAAAATGCTGGCGTTAAAGTTGGATATCCTTCTATGCAACATATACATTCTCAGATTAAAGTTAGTGGTACAGTCGATGTTCCGCCAACTAATCTAGTTTCTGTAAGTTTTCCATTTGGTGGGTATGTAAAATCCATTCATTTGTTGCCAGGAATGAAAGTGCAAAAAGGAGAAATAATCGCTACATTAGAAGATCAGTCTTATGTACAAGTACAACAGGATTTTTTGACTACTAAAGCACAATTGGAATATTTGCAAACAGATGTAGCGCGGCAAAAAAAATTGAGTCAAAATGATGCCGCAACTATAAAAAATTATCAATTGGTTTTGAGTCAATATCAAATGCAAGAAGCTATATTCAAAAGTTTGGAACAGAAATTAAAAATTTTACATATTTCGCCAAAGAATTTGCATGCTGGAAATTTGACGGTTGATATTCCCGTATATGCGCCTATATCAGGATTCGTATCACAGGTAAATGTTAATCTGGGGCAATATGTCAATCCTTCAGATATTTTGTTTAGTTTGATTAATCCATCGGATTTACATGCTGCAATGGCTGTGTTTGAAAAAGATTTACCACTTTTTAAACCTGGGATGAATGGTGTTGTTTATTTAAATGACGATACTACGAAACTATATCCAGTAGAGGTAATATTAGTGGCAAAAGATGTGGATAGTATAGGGAAAGCTTTAGTGCATTGTCATTTCGAATCGGTATTGCCACATATGGCTCCTGGGATGTTTTTAAATGGTAAATTTGATATAGATGGTGGTAATTCTATCGCGGTTCCTGATGATGCAGTAGTGAGATATTATGGTAGAGACTATATTTTTACTACAAAAGATGGACATAAATTTAAAATGCAAGAAGTAAATATAGGAGATTCTCAAAATGGATTTACTTCCATTTTGCCCAACAAAACAATCGATTATTTACAAACAAAAGTAGCTATTGTGGGTGCTTATAGTCTTATTGGAGCACTTAAAAACGCAATGGAGGATGATGATTAA
- a CDS encoding nucleoside phosphorylase encodes MSRIAESELIINDRGGIYHLDIRPEELGDNVIVVGDPGRVPLVSKYFDAIEYKNQHREFVSHTGRVGNKKVTVLSTGIGPDNIDIVFNELDALANINFDTREINTELKSLNIIRIGTSGSLQESIPVDSFVAGTYGLGLDNLIQFYQKTSTEEETAILNAFKQHTGIDNNLTPYITKSGEKLLAHFQEGYHHGITVTCPGFFGPQGRILRLQLTYPKLVDMMTTFQYEGNFISNFEMETSAIYGLGNLLGHNCLSLNAIIANRIAKTFSKDAASAMNKLITHTLELLSNL; translated from the coding sequence ATGAGCCGTATAGCTGAAAGTGAATTGATAATTAATGATCGTGGTGGCATTTATCATTTGGATATCAGACCGGAGGAGTTGGGAGATAATGTGATTGTCGTAGGTGATCCGGGCCGAGTTCCATTGGTGAGTAAATATTTTGATGCTATTGAATATAAAAACCAACATAGAGAATTTGTTTCACATACAGGTCGAGTTGGAAATAAAAAAGTGACGGTATTATCTACGGGTATTGGTCCTGATAATATCGATATCGTTTTCAATGAATTAGACGCTTTAGCAAATATTAATTTCGATACGAGAGAAATCAATACCGAATTAAAAAGCTTAAATATTATCCGAATTGGAACAAGTGGTTCTCTTCAAGAATCCATTCCTGTAGATAGTTTTGTAGCAGGAACTTATGGTTTGGGTTTAGATAATTTGATTCAATTTTACCAAAAAACAAGTACGGAAGAAGAAACTGCAATTTTAAATGCATTTAAACAACACACAGGTATTGACAATAATTTGACGCCCTATATTACTAAATCAGGGGAAAAATTATTGGCGCATTTTCAAGAAGGTTATCATCATGGTATTACGGTAACTTGTCCAGGATTTTTCGGACCTCAAGGAAGAATTTTGCGTTTGCAATTAACGTATCCAAAATTGGTAGATATGATGACGACTTTCCAATATGAAGGAAATTTTATTTCTAATTTTGAAATGGAAACTAGCGCGATATATGGTTTGGGTAATTTATTAGGACATAATTGTTTGAGTTTGAATGCGATTATTGCCAATAGAATTGCAAAAACTTTTTCCAAAGATGCGGCTTCAGCTATGAACAAATTGATAACTCATACGTTGGAATTACTTAGCAATTTATAA